A section of the Oenanthe melanoleuca isolate GR-GAL-2019-014 chromosome 6, OMel1.0, whole genome shotgun sequence genome encodes:
- the LOC130255132 gene encoding putative neutral ceramidase C, with protein MPGKRSRCSFSRLEVILIVCLALMIALTVVLLLLHFLSKNTNDSNNNTAQEAKYLVGVGRADCTGPVAQVPLMGYANPEQAGGGLLSRLYSRAFVVWDPERSQRVVFVSADIGMVSQRLRLEVLQQLRSKYGDLYGQHNVILSGTHTHSGPGGYFQYTLFWITSKGLIRPALSSIVKGIVKSIDIAHENMKRGRLFINRGTVENSQINRSPFSYLENPESERNRYSSNTDKEMVVLKMVDEDGHELGLISWFAVHPVSMNNSNHLVNSDNVGYASYLFEQEKNKGMLPGEGSFVAAFASSNLGDVSPNTRGPFCANTGESCHNPQSSCPVGGAAMCMAKGPGNDMFESTRIIGRNLYLKAKELYEKASQEVTGPLSSAHQWVNMSDVSVELNATHRVKTCKPALGHSFAAGTIDGVGAFNFTQGSVEGDPFWDQIRDQLLGEPSNETKACHKPKPILFSTGEMTWPHPWHPDIVDVQIAAIGSLAILAVPGEFTTMAGRRLREAVKSEFDSHGTRGMNVVIAGLCNVYTHYITTYEEYQVQRYEAASTIYGPHTLSAYIQLYRGLAKAIALNATEDLPRGPEPPLFNVTTLTLLPALGVESAPENKNFGDVLEEVRQEYREGEVAKVTFVGGNPRNSAENATEHNFLTVEKYSNISSSWRAVLNDASWDTRFYWSRGSRGQSNVTVEWHIPAGAEPGVYRLRYFGHYKKRLFLLGTVTVPFEGSSSAFHITAP; from the exons ATTCCAACAACAACACAGCACAAGAGGCAAAGTACTTGGTGGGTGTTGGCAGAGCTGACTGCACAGGACCTGTGGCACAAGTCCCTCTG ATGGGCTACGCCAACCCCGAGCAGGCGGGCGGGGGGCTCCTCTCTCGCCTCTACAGCCGCGCCTTCGTCGTGTGGGACCCCGAGCGCTCCCAGCGCGTCGTGTTCGTCAGCGCCGACATCGGGATGGTGTCGCAGCGGCTGCGGCTGGAG gtgctgcagcagctgcggAGCAAGTACGGGGATCTGTACGGGCAGCACAACGTGATCCTGAGCGGCACCCACACGCACTCCGGCCCCGGAGGCTACTTCCAGTACACCCTCTTCTGGATCACCAGCAAGGGGCTCATCAGGCCAGCCCTCAGCTCCATTGTCAAGGGCATTGTGAAG agcaTAGATATTGCCCATGAGAACATGAAGAGAGGAAGGCTCTTCATAAACAGAGGCACAGTGGAGAACAGCCAGATCAACAGGAGCCCTTTCTCCTACCTCGAGAACCCAGAGTCCGAGAGGAACAG GTATTCATCCAACACGGATAAAGAAATGGTGGTGCTGAAGATGGTGGATGAGGATGGACACGAGCTTGGCCTCATCAG ctggtttGCTGTGCACCCCGTGAGCATGAACAACTCCAACCACCTGGTGAACAGCGACAACGTGGGCTACGCCTCCTACCTGTTCGAGCAGGAGAAGAACAAGGGGATGCTCCCTGGAGAG GGCTCCTTTGTGGCCGCCTTTGCCTCGTCCAACCTGGGAGACGTGTCCCCCAACACGCGGGGTCCCTTCTGCGCCAACACGGGCGAGTCCTGCCACaacccccagagcagctgtccCGTTGGAGGG GCAGCCATGTGCATGGCCAAGGGGCCTGGGAACGACATGTTTGAGAGCACCAGGATTATAGGGCGAAACCTCTACTTGAAAGCAAAG GAGCTGTATGAAAAAGCCtcccaggaggtgacaggacccctgagctcagcccaccAGTGGGTGAACATGAGCGACGTGTCCGTGGAGCTGAACGCCACCCACAGg GTTAAAACCTGTAaaccagccctggggcacagctttGCTGCGGGGACTATTGATGGAGTGGGGGCTTTCAACTTCACCCAAG GCTCAGTAGAAGGGGACCCCTTTTGGGATCAAATCCGGgaccagctgctgggagagccaTCAAATGAAACCAAAGCCTGCCACAAACCCAAGCCCATCCTCTTCAGCACGGGAGAG aTGACTTGGCCCCACCCCTGGCACCCGGACATTGTGGACGTGCAAATCGCTGCCATCGGATCCCTGGCAATCCTCGCTGTTCCCGGGGAGTTCAC GACCATGGCTGGACGCAGGCTGCGGGAAGCTGTCAAAAGT GAATTTGATTCCCATGGGACACGAGGGATGAACGTTGTGATTGCAGGTCTGTGCAATGTCTACACCCACTACATCACCACCTATGAGGAATACCAG GTCCAACGATACGAGGCTGCCTCCACTATTTATGGGCCACACACTCTCTCTGCTTACATCCAGCTGTACAGGGGCCTGGCCAAGGCTATTGCTCTG AATGCCACTGAGGATCTGCCCCGTGGCCCAGAGCCTCCACTTTTCAACGTGACCACCCTGACCCTGCTGCCCGCTCTCGGCGTGGAGAGCGCGCcggaaaataaaaactttggGGATGTGCTGGAAGAAGTGAGACAGGAGTACCGAGAG GGAGAAGTTGCTAAAGTGACTTTTGTGGGTGGAAACCCCAGGAACTCTGCAGAGAATGCG ACTGAGCACAACTTCCTGACGGTGGAGAAATACTCCaacatttccagcagctggCGTGCGGTGCTGAACGACGCCTCCTGGGACACCAG GTTCTACTGGAGCAGAGGGTCCCGTGGGCAGAGCAATGTGACGGTGGAGTGGCACATCCCGGCGGGCGCGGAGCCGGGCGTGTACCGCCTGCGCTACTTCGGCCACTACAAGAAGAGACTGTTCCTCCTGGGCACCGTCACCGTGCCCTTCGAGGGCTCCTCCTCAGCCTTCCACATCACAGCTCCCTAG